A genome region from Brassica oleracea var. oleracea cultivar TO1000 chromosome C2, BOL, whole genome shotgun sequence includes the following:
- the LOC106325016 gene encoding E3 ubiquitin-protein ligase RNF8-B isoform X2, translated as MGFSMENVVATVSGYHGSERFKLIKLISLSGASYVGAMSRSITHLVCWKFEGKKYHLANKFNTIVVNHQWVEACIREGRRVSEAPYTFESGEEVGPLMVELPADSGEAKVTKKANNPADTFDKYFSNGEESRRSRRTSELSTWMDSVLLKEKNTESTKHSVRLRTKRPSNIFEDKEYTCVAESSRKGKRRLVKPRSSRNLIDLDSDGESDSNCHDIPDEQQRKSQDPRELNDENVEDCVLEHGETSAREHPRDSTTQDWAADEIEESENWNHSAVFKRPRSINAEKSNFNKPDSREEETEATKMVSAQVSCVICWTGFSSTRGILPCGHRFCYSCIQQWVDRLVSERKKTTCPLCKFSFVTITKIEDAGSSDQKIYSQTVPDPTSTNNSLVVLPEEGEERQGFNPLTRASACGRCSLSEPEDLFIRCHICNFRRIHTYCLDPYLVPWTCNHCNDLQMLYHRRGY; from the exons ATGGGTTTCA GTATGGAAAACGTGGTTGCTACTGTGAGTGGCTATCACGGCTCGGAGAGGTTCAAGCTCATCAAGCTTATCTCCCTTTCTGGTGCTAGTTATGTCGGCGCTATGTCAAGATCCATTACCCATTTG GTTTGCTGGAAATTCGAAGGCAAAAAGTACCATCTTGCTAACAAGTTCAATACAATTGTAGTCAATCATCAATGGGTGGAAGCTTGCATAAGGGAAGGCAGACGAGTTTCCGAGGCTCCTTATACCTTTGAAAG TGGGGAAGAGGTTGGTCCTTTGATGGTTGAACTTCCTGCGGATTCTGGAGAAGCTAAAGTCACTAAGAAGGCCAATAATCCTGCTGATACTTTTGATAAATACTTTTCTAATGGTGAAGAAAGCAGGAGGAGCCGCCGCACTTCTGAGCTTTCCACTTGGATGGACTCTGTCTTATTGAAAGAG AAAAATACAGAATCAACCAAACACTCAGTGAGACTGAGAACAAAGAGGCCAAGTAATATTTTTGAAGACAAGGAATACACTTGCGTGGCGGAATCTTCACGGAAAGGAAAGAGGCGGTTAGTAAAGCCACGCTCTTCCAGAAACCTTATCGACCTTGATTCTGATGGGGAATCTGATAGTAACTGTCATGACATTCCTGACGAGCAACAAAGAAAGTCTCAGGATCCTAGGGAGCTTAATGATGAAAATGTGGAGGACTGTGTTTTAGAACATGGAGAAACATCAGCTCGTGAACATCCCCGAGACTCTACAACACAAGACTGGGCTGCGGATGAAATAGAGGAGTCTGAGAATTGGAATCACTCAGCTGTATTTAAACGCCCGAGATCAATCAATGCAGAGAAATCAAACTTCAACAAGCCCGATTCAAGAGAAGAAGAGACGGAAGCAACTAAGATGGTCTCTGCGCAGGTTTCTTGTGTCATATGCTGGACGGGGTTCAGTTCCACTAGAGGTATTCTCCCTTGCGGCCACAGGTTTTGTTATTCTTGCATCCAGCAATGGGTAGACCGTTTG GTTTCGGAAAGAAAGAAGACAACATGTCCATTGTGCAAGTTCAGTTTCGTAACTATCACAAAGATAGAAGACGCAGGATCTTCTGATCAAAAGATATATTCACAAACAGTCCCTGACCCAACTTCAACAAACAACTCTCTTGTAGTACTCCCTGAAGAAGGAGAAGAAAGACAAGGTTTCAATCCACTG ACTCGAGCTTCAGCGTGTGGTAGATGCTCCCTCAGTGAACCAGAGGATCTTTTCATAAGATGTCACATCTGCAATTTCCGGCGGATCCATACTTATTGTTTAGACCCTTATCTGGTTCCTTGGACCTGCAACCATTGCAATGATCTTCAGATGCTTTACCATCGTCGTGGCTACTAA
- the LOC106325016 gene encoding E3 ubiquitin-protein ligase RNF8-B isoform X1 → MGFIGMENVVATVSGYHGSERFKLIKLISLSGASYVGAMSRSITHLVCWKFEGKKYHLANKFNTIVVNHQWVEACIREGRRVSEAPYTFESGEEVGPLMVELPADSGEAKVTKKANNPADTFDKYFSNGEESRRSRRTSELSTWMDSVLLKEKNTESTKHSVRLRTKRPSNIFEDKEYTCVAESSRKGKRRLVKPRSSRNLIDLDSDGESDSNCHDIPDEQQRKSQDPRELNDENVEDCVLEHGETSAREHPRDSTTQDWAADEIEESENWNHSAVFKRPRSINAEKSNFNKPDSREEETEATKMVSAQVSCVICWTGFSSTRGILPCGHRFCYSCIQQWVDRLVSERKKTTCPLCKFSFVTITKIEDAGSSDQKIYSQTVPDPTSTNNSLVVLPEEGEERQGFNPLTRASACGRCSLSEPEDLFIRCHICNFRRIHTYCLDPYLVPWTCNHCNDLQMLYHRRGY, encoded by the exons ATGGGTTTCA TAGGTATGGAAAACGTGGTTGCTACTGTGAGTGGCTATCACGGCTCGGAGAGGTTCAAGCTCATCAAGCTTATCTCCCTTTCTGGTGCTAGTTATGTCGGCGCTATGTCAAGATCCATTACCCATTTG GTTTGCTGGAAATTCGAAGGCAAAAAGTACCATCTTGCTAACAAGTTCAATACAATTGTAGTCAATCATCAATGGGTGGAAGCTTGCATAAGGGAAGGCAGACGAGTTTCCGAGGCTCCTTATACCTTTGAAAG TGGGGAAGAGGTTGGTCCTTTGATGGTTGAACTTCCTGCGGATTCTGGAGAAGCTAAAGTCACTAAGAAGGCCAATAATCCTGCTGATACTTTTGATAAATACTTTTCTAATGGTGAAGAAAGCAGGAGGAGCCGCCGCACTTCTGAGCTTTCCACTTGGATGGACTCTGTCTTATTGAAAGAG AAAAATACAGAATCAACCAAACACTCAGTGAGACTGAGAACAAAGAGGCCAAGTAATATTTTTGAAGACAAGGAATACACTTGCGTGGCGGAATCTTCACGGAAAGGAAAGAGGCGGTTAGTAAAGCCACGCTCTTCCAGAAACCTTATCGACCTTGATTCTGATGGGGAATCTGATAGTAACTGTCATGACATTCCTGACGAGCAACAAAGAAAGTCTCAGGATCCTAGGGAGCTTAATGATGAAAATGTGGAGGACTGTGTTTTAGAACATGGAGAAACATCAGCTCGTGAACATCCCCGAGACTCTACAACACAAGACTGGGCTGCGGATGAAATAGAGGAGTCTGAGAATTGGAATCACTCAGCTGTATTTAAACGCCCGAGATCAATCAATGCAGAGAAATCAAACTTCAACAAGCCCGATTCAAGAGAAGAAGAGACGGAAGCAACTAAGATGGTCTCTGCGCAGGTTTCTTGTGTCATATGCTGGACGGGGTTCAGTTCCACTAGAGGTATTCTCCCTTGCGGCCACAGGTTTTGTTATTCTTGCATCCAGCAATGGGTAGACCGTTTG GTTTCGGAAAGAAAGAAGACAACATGTCCATTGTGCAAGTTCAGTTTCGTAACTATCACAAAGATAGAAGACGCAGGATCTTCTGATCAAAAGATATATTCACAAACAGTCCCTGACCCAACTTCAACAAACAACTCTCTTGTAGTACTCCCTGAAGAAGGAGAAGAAAGACAAGGTTTCAATCCACTG ACTCGAGCTTCAGCGTGTGGTAGATGCTCCCTCAGTGAACCAGAGGATCTTTTCATAAGATGTCACATCTGCAATTTCCGGCGGATCCATACTTATTGTTTAGACCCTTATCTGGTTCCTTGGACCTGCAACCATTGCAATGATCTTCAGATGCTTTACCATCGTCGTGGCTACTAA